Within Aliidiomarina minuta, the genomic segment AGCCGAGCTCTTCAAAAATAGTGCCTGGCATCACCATGCCTTTGACATGTTCTTCAGCTTTACTGGCCAGCTCGCGTAATGGCGGTACGCTGCGTAGCAACTGCTTACTGCCTTCACGCAGTGAGGTATACATTTTACCTGATAACAAACGCGCGAAGTGGCTATTCAGTGCGCCCACATTCTCAGAAATGGACATATCATTGTCATTCAGAATAACCAGCATGTCGGGATCTATATCACCCGCATGGTTCAGGGCTTCAAAGGCCATGCCGGCGGTCATAGCGCCGTCGCCAATAACAGCGACTACTTTACGGTTGGCTTGTTCTTTTTTAGCTGCAACCGCCATGCCTAATGCCGCACTGATTGAGGTACTGGAGTGACCGACAGAGAGCACGTCGTATTCACTTTCTTCGCGCCACGGAAAAGGATGCAGGCCGTCTTTCTGGCGAATGCTGGAGAGCTGCTGGCGGCGGCCAGTTAATATTTTATGCGGATAAGCCTGATGGCCCACATCCCAGACCAGATGGTCGAAAGGGGTCTGGTAGACTTTATGTAAAGCGACGGTGAGTTCTACTGTGCCTAGACCGCTAGCCAGGTGGCCACTGCTTTGGCTGACAGATGTTAATAAATACTGGCGTAATTCGGTGCATACCTGACTCAGCTTCTGTCGTGGCAAGGCACGCAGATCGGCGGGTGAGTCAATCAGGCTCAACAAGGGAAACTGAGCTGAAGCAGAGCTTTGAGTCATGAATTATCGGTCTCGCGTAATCAGGTAATCAGTGAATTGTTCGAGTAGCTGAGTATTGTACGGGATAGCAGCCAGTGCTTGTAGTGCTTTTTGCTGCAAATCGTGCAGCAATTGCTGCGCTTGCGTTAACCCCAGTAAAGCTGGATAGGTCGATTTATGCAACTCCTGGTCAGAACCTTGTGGTTTGCCTAAGGCTTCAGTGGCACCGGTTTCGTCCAGAATGTCGTCCTGCACCTGAAACGCCAGACCTATGGTTTGCGCCCAGCTGAGCAGGGCCTGCTCGCTTTCCTGACTCACTTGAGGGCTGCACTGAATGGCCATTTGAACAGCTGCGACGATAAGCGCACCGGTTTTATGACGGTGGATTTGCTCCAGAGCTGAGAGCCCGATCTGGCGGTCAGTCGCGGCTAAATCTAATGCCTGACCACCGCACATACCGGCCTGACCACTGGCCTTAGCTAACGTGCGCACCATTTGTAATTGTTGCCTGTCGCTGACAGCCGTGTAAGGGTGGCTGGTCAGTATTTCAAAGGATAGAGTCTGCAAGGCATCACCAGCCAGAATTGCAGTGGCTTCATCAAACGCGATATGGCAGGTGGGCTGACCACGACGCAGGGAGTCATTATCCATCGCCGGTAAATCATCATGTACTAAAGAATAAGCGTGAATACATTCAATCGCTGCTGCTGGAGCGTCAAGGTCGTCTGCGGAGGCTCCCAGTAATTCACCTGTGGCGTAAACTAAAAAAGGGCGTATACGTTTGCCACCGAGTAAAACGGCATATTTCATTGCGTCTAACAATACGGGGGCGATCTGA encodes:
- the ispA gene encoding (2E,6E)-farnesyl diphosphate synthase → MDKQLSLQHALTSHRQRHSDFLHQLLDNQPQIAPVLLDAMKYAVLLGGKRIRPFLVYATGELLGASADDLDAPAAAIECIHAYSLVHDDLPAMDNDSLRRGQPTCHIAFDEATAILAGDALQTLSFEILTSHPYTAVSDRQQLQMVRTLAKASGQAGMCGGQALDLAATDRQIGLSALEQIHRHKTGALIVAAVQMAIQCSPQVSQESEQALLSWAQTIGLAFQVQDDILDETGATEALGKPQGSDQELHKSTYPALLGLTQAQQLLHDLQQKALQALAAIPYNTQLLEQFTDYLITRDR